One Lutzomyia longipalpis isolate SR_M1_2022 chromosome 4, ASM2433408v1 DNA segment encodes these proteins:
- the LOC129794769 gene encoding enhancer of split m4 protein-like, which translates to MIHQSDFIIASNNSINDNMYNTKKAKSPAHRVKKMLKPLLKFLTQPRHPKQLGKSCNSHDDFDFWSPCPSADNTANEELEARIMEEIAQCADNAAVYVYTPEDGECHLQPVQRDQTFVPVHFARTDAGTFFWTTVGKEADCDLIQPTYCCSHFQQPHVQYHRWVQA; encoded by the coding sequence ATGATTCATCAGAGTGACTTTATCATCGCCAGCAATAACAGCATCAACGATAACATGTACAACACGAAGAAGGCAAAATCCCCGGCACATCGTGTGAAGAAGATGCTGAAGCCCCTGCTGAAGTTCCTCACGCAACCACGGCATCCCAAGCAACTCGGCAAGTCCTGCAACAGCCACGATGACTTTGACTTCTGGTCACCGTGCCCAAGTGCGGACAACACGGCAAATGAGGAGCTCGAAGCGAGGATCATGGAGGAGATTGCTCAATGTGCCGACAATGCTGCAGTTTATGTGTACACACCGGAAGATGGGGAGTGCCACCTTCAGCCCGTGCAGCGTGATCAAACATTCGTCCCAGTTCACTTTGCCCGCACCGATGCTGGAACATTCTTCTGGACCACCGTGGGCAAGGAAGCTGATTGTGACCTCATTCAGCCCACCTACTGCTGCTCCCACTTCCAGCAACCTCACGTGCAGTACCACCGATGGGTACAAGCATAA
- the LOC129794770 gene encoding uncharacterized protein LOC129794770 gives MCVAKENPSESAWRDMFKKPLRPKLPRHIVKSAKVNLNRYWHKFEEMLTVENIHQQRDAKEHLNNKQRSTLKDGFSALELTHLMAKTFTIEKNLNRSGRYRTYRDDSLYHGVNLNNNEAAEEEENQQNEFLELLQHPIYSINFNFN, from the exons ATGTGTGTTGCAAAAGAGAATCCAAGTGAAAGTGCGTGGAGAGATATGTTCAAGAAG cCACTGAGGCCAAAGCTTCCACGACATATTGTCAAATCGGCTAAAGTGAATCTCAACCGATATTGGCACAAGTTTGAAGAGATGCTAACAGTGGAAAATATCCATCAGCAACGTGATgcaaaagaacatttaaataacaaacaaCGAAGCACCCTCAAGGATGGTTTTTCAGCACTAGAACTCACCCATCTTATGGCAAAAACCTTCACAATTGAGAAGAATCTCAATAGATCGGGACGCTATCGAACATATCGCGATGACTCCCTCTACCATGGGGTTAATCTCAACAACAATGAAGCTGCAGaggaggaagaaaatcaacagaatgaatttttggagCTCCTCCAGCATCCCATCTACAgcatcaattttaatttcaactaa